One genomic segment of Penaeus chinensis breed Huanghai No. 1 chromosome 24, ASM1920278v2, whole genome shotgun sequence includes these proteins:
- the LOC125037883 gene encoding accessory gland protein Acp36DE-like, with amino-acid sequence MRRFITVLLLVALTQAKPQFFGLSQSYGVPQFQPSNPIPAPAPAPPPAPTSSYGLPASPSNPFPDVNIAPVLPQEPSGLYEIPSSDSNNNPVASCNPRTEISVVTTTRFIPSTVIETRTRALPTTVYSEITQTQYFPSTVVTQQIITSVVPPVIQTTTDVVTNVQYVTRAQYFTQTSYVTDIQLQYITETQTQIQTRFQTQTRFRTETQFQTQFQTEFRTETRTSTQLQYITQTERVPEFITQTQTQRVPEYITQTQTQFQTEFRTQTVTSTRVQNQVITQTVTSTRVQNNFVTQTQTQFQTEFRTQTVTSTRVQNNVVTQTQQVPQFITQTQTQRVPQYITQTVTSTRVQNNVVTQTQQVPQYITQTQTQRIPQYVTQTVTSTRIQTVQADCGGASNNNPTTMMAGYY; translated from the exons ATGCGTCGTTTTATCACAGTACTGTTGCTTGTGGCTTTGACCCAGGCTAAGCCACAATTCTTCGGGCTTTCTCAGAGCTACGGCGTCCCACAG ttCCAGCCATCCAACCCCATccccgcccctgcccccgcccccccaccagcCCCCACCTCTAGCTAcggcctccccgcctcccccagcAACCCCTTCCCCGATGTGAACATCGCCCCCGTCCTGCCTCAGGAACCTTCCGGTCTCTACGAAATCCCAAGCTCTGACTCCAACAACAACCCTGTGGCCTCCTGCAACCCGAGGACCGAGATCTccgtcgtcaccaccaccagGTTCATCCCCAGCACCGTCATCGAGACCCGCACCCGCGCCCTTCCCACCACCGTCTACTCCGAAATCACGCAGACGCAGTACTTCCCATCCACCGTCGTCACGCAGCAAATCATAACCTCGGTTGTTCCTCCAGTGATCCAGACAACGACTGAT GTCGTGACCAACGTCCAGTACGTCACCCGCGCCCAGTACTTCACCCAGACCTCCTACGTCACCGACATCCAGCTCCAGTACATCACCGAAACCCAGACGCAGATCCAGACCCGCTTCCAGACCCAGACCCGGTTCCGCACTGAGACCCAATTCCAGACTCAGTTCCAGACAGAG TTCCGGACCGAAACCCGCACCAGCACCCAGCTTCAGTACATCACCCAGACGGAGCGCGTCCCCGAGTTCAtcacccagacccagacccagaggGTTCCCGAGTACATCACCCAAACCCAGACCCAATTCCAGACCGAATTCCGCACCCAGACCGTCACCTCCACCCGCGTACAGAACCAAGTGATCACCCAGACCGTGACCAGCACCCGCGTCCAGAACAACTTCGTCACCCAAACCCAGACCCAATTCCAGACCGAATTCCGCACCCAGACCGTCACCTCCACCAGGGTCCAGAACAACGTGGTCACCCAGACGCAGCAGGTGCCCCAGTTCATCACCCAAACCCAGACCCAGCGCGTGCCCCAGTACATCACCCAGACGGTCACATCCACCAGGGTCCAGAACAACGTGGTCACCCAAACCCAGCAGGTCCCCCAGTACAtcacccagacccagacccagagaATCCCACAGTACGTCACCCAGACCGTCACGTCCACGCGCATCCAGACGGTCCAGGCTGACTGCGGGGGCGCCTCCAACAACAACCCAACTACCATGATGGCTGGATACTATTAA